In Amblyomma americanum isolate KBUSLIRL-KWMA chromosome 8, ASM5285725v1, whole genome shotgun sequence, the DNA window gcgactcaggctatgagagatgccgtagttaAGGTCTCCggaagttttgaccacctggggctcttaaaCGTGcatagacatcgcacagtacacggcccctAGAGACATGGTTGCATCCTGGCAGTTCAGACCGTGAAATTGTCCCACCTGGATATACATATTTCACATATTTTGAACATTAGCCAGACCCTTACTGTTTTATATCAGTTGTCCTTGCTCTGCAAACACAATTAAATGCATATTATTTCTCGGTTTCAAACTGGTGCGATATAGTGTTTATTAAAATGGACTGATAAACTCCTCCGAACTAAGCATAATCCATTCAGGTGAAAGGAACCAGAAGCATGAAAACATCCTCATGTAACGATATTTTAACTTCATTGACATAAACGTCTCCCACTGAATGACGTAAAGGTCACTCACTGAATAATGGATCCAGCGAGGTCCCTTTCCTTGGACCTCACGATAAAATCTGACCCATAACTTCACTCTGTAACCGAGCACTCGGGACAGCACAGCATAGATTAATCACGTGACCTTCCGGTGACCCACGAGGCGTGGTTCATGCATGCtatatattggtttggtttatggtttatgggggtttaacgtccctaagcgactcaggctacgagagacgccactacagtgaagggctccgggaatttcgaccacctggggttctttaacttgcactgacatcgcacagtacacgggcctctagaatttcgcctgcatcgaaattcgaccgccgcagccgggatcgaacccgcgtctttcgggccaggatccgagcgccataaccacacagcaaCCACGGCGGCCGCATGCTATATATCGGTACGGTGATGTGATGCTAACAATTTCTAACCGAGACAATTAAACAGCCTCCAACTTATAAATATTAGGAAATATGAGGAAAGTCgtcaataataaaaataattggtttttggagaagggaaatggcgcagtatctgtcccttatatcgttggacacctgaaccgcgccgtaaaggaagggataatggagggagtgaaagaagaaaggaagaaagaattgtggtagtggagggctccggaataatttcgaccacctggggatctttaacgtgcactaacatcgcacagcacacgggcgccttagcgttttgccgccataaaaacgcaggcgtctgcgtttttatggaggcaaaacgctaaggcgcccgtgtgctattcgagtcaatgcatgttaaagattcgcATTAAAGGAAGTATATGTGTGACCGTGCCTGTGATAATGGTTTTCGAAGCAAAAGTTCGGAAAAGCTCCGGACCGTGACCCACACAATAAGCACAACTTCGTAcctttttcttggcaaaattatTGCTTTTAAATGTGACCTAAACAAAATATGTTGGGGAAATGTGTTAGGAGCACTTACATTTTAAGCTACCAAAAAATCACAAAACGCCTGTCGCAAACGTCTATGAAATAGGTTCAGCTTAATCTTCACGAATACCTCGCAGTAACGTTGAAATTTTGAATGTTCGTAGCAATTAAAAACACTAAACCAAATGAAAGCAAATCTCCGCCCAACCAGAGAGAACTTCTCCCGAAGGCGTAGGGCGGTAGGCCGCTGCTGGCTTATTAGAGACCACGGCTGATGTGTAGCGACGAGCTGCTGACGCCCATAGGCAGAAGCGCAGGCACGAGACAGTTTCAGCACAGGCAGCTCTACTATTATCTAGCGGTCTGCCATGCACCATACCTGTAAACCTTCGATTCATGCAGGTAGATCTCGAGAACGAATTCTTGAGTACACGGGCAAAATATATATAATCAAAATTGGCTACAATGAGAAAACACTAATAGTAGGCATTAGTTGTTTGTAGAATTGTAGCAGCGGAATCTCAATACTATGTAATAACCTTCTCTTTTAGCGAAAATGCAGATTGGATCGGTGTGTATTCTCAAAACATTATGGCACatctttaaataaaataaatctgTGTGGGTAACATCTTCTACAGTACCCTAGAAATAAGCAGTAAGAACTAATCTTTTTAATGATCATTCTTTCAATGGACTGAAACTGCATACATGCCGTTCCATTTTGATAACTGATCGTATTACAAATCTGAACGGCGCTAGAGACACGGGCGCTGGAAATACAACGTGGatagaaagagcgcctactacaaACTGCGCTTATTGCGGAAAACACCATCTTTTTTTATACGCCAGTACGCTATCGCAGCCACAACAGCGTATcaggaaaaaaatgcagaatCACCACACAATGACCGACTGCATATGtccgtctaaaaaaaaaaaattgacggtggtttagctgtggttaaacctggagtcacttggtcacgtgaccaaccacgtgatcatgCTCGTGATCAAGCACATGTTTGATAGCGCATCTGGGCAGTCATCTGGCCATCAAGGAGCACAATTTTCTAAGGTTTCacggtgctgaaaaaaccacgcTCACTTTATACCGACCTCCAATTTTCTTCACGTTGAGCGCTAAATTGTGGAAGCAGGGAATTACCGCCACAGGCCTCTCCTCTATCTGCTTTCTTGGTTGTTCACCATTGGATCTGagtttaattttttgaagcaaagTTTCGACTACGGCAGTCATCAACAGGCGCGGGTAGCGAGCGCTATCCACTTACTGAAGCTGCATGTCGAACCCAGCCTGCACACAGTGCTCTCAAAATTTCGAGACAGCATGTTACCCCGTCATGGCGATGCTTCGTTTCACCAGTTTTGGAATGGGCACCGCTGAACGGCATACGTCTTTTCTTGGACCCGGGGTTATATACCCAACGCACATGATGTTTACTAgaaaaagtgaaactgaacaTCCAGAAACTGTATTTTGCCCCGGTTAGACCGTTCCGAAGTGAACGTAAGTCATTGAGAATTGTGTCTAAAAATGTTAAGAACATCTGCAATCGTTTCGTCAAATATGCGGCTAcactaaaaacaataaaatagtCATCCACAAAGCGGAACCCCCGTCCAACAGGTGTCCCGCTCAACTCCGCACGGGTGTGCTTGTCATTACAAGATAAAAGTTATGCGTTAATTGACACCCCATTTGCACCGGCGTCCATGCCACTATGCGACAGCGCCCATGACGTGTTTCCGCCACTGCACGACGAGTTACTGCAGAACGGTTAGACACATTGCTTAAAAGCGGAGTTATTCAGCCCTCCAACAGCCCATGGGCCTCCCCGGCTGTTTTCGTCAAGAACGATGGGTGGGTTTGATTTTGCGTCGATTACGGACGCATCAGTGAGATCACGCACAGTTAGATCAATCTTCTTCCCTGTGTTAATGGCGCTCTGGACTGTCTCCAAGGCGCGGATCTCTGTTCTTCGTTCGATTTGCGCTTTGGTTACTGTCCCAATGGTAGctgcagatcgtgccaaaacTGTGTGACCCCTGACAGCATGTGCGAGTTTCCCGTCATGCACTTCGGCCtatgtaacgctcctgctactttcgagcgaatgataataattggttttttgtggaaaagaaaatggcgcagtacctctctcatatatcgtgggacacctgaacagcgccgtatgggaagagataaaggatggagtgaaagaagaaaggaggagaacGGTGTCGtggtggagtgctccggaataatttcgaccgcctggggatttttaacgtgcactgacatcgcacagcacccgggcgccttagcgtttttcctgcaaaaaaacgcatccgccgcggtcgggttgaaacccgggaactccggatcagtagtcaagcgccctaaccactgagccaccgcggcgggtggatgcAGTTTTGCGTGGCCTCGGGTGGAAGATGTGCCTGTGCTCTGTGGACGATAGTTACATTTTCTGTCAACGTGTCGCCTGAAGCACACCTTGACACCCCCACAAACTTCGGCCTGCAGCTGGGTGTTTAAAAAATGCCCTTTTGCTTCAATTGAACTCATTTTCGGTCACGTTGCATGCAAAGAAGGGGTAAGCCCTGACCCCGCCAAACTTCGTGCCGCAGCTTCGTTTCTCATACCTTCTACCAataaggaactgcgcagcttccaAGAGTTCTGGCCTTATTTTAGGCGTTTTATTCACAATTTTGCATCAGTTGCTGCCCCTCTGACGCGGCTGCTCGGCAGCAGTGTCTATTTTTCGCCTTGGTAACCCGCATGCGACGACGTCTACAACACATTGCGTCGTCTCCTCTCAGCACCACCCACCTTGTGACATTTCGTCCCGGCGCCCATGACTGAAGTCCTAACGCATTCCAATGTTTTTGTCTCGGTGCATTGCTCGCCCAGCGCAAATATGGCTTCGACGAATATGTAGTTGCATATGCCAGCTGCCCACGTTCCAATCCTGAGTTCATTTGCTTTGTTACCTCGCAATTTTGTGGGCCCTAGGCAAGTTTCGACCTTACGTGTGTGGCCGTCCTATCGATAattacggatcatcacgccctgTGTTAGCTTTTTTCATTGAACGATACTTCCGGCCGCCTGGCTTGATGGGCGCTGCGTCTCTAAGAACATGAATATGAAGAATAGGTAGCACCTTCTCTAGAGGATCAGACTCTTGTGAAAAAATGTGATTACATGCCCCTGACACCCACTGCCGTTGAATTTTTCATGATTGGCTGATCAAATTTCGAAATATTTTGAGTGACTGCGTCTCGCCGTTAAGCTTATCGTGGAGCTTTGATGACGCATGTGCATTGTGGTGATAGTTGTGAAGCATAAACACTACAGTAATATGGTATCGGGCAAGCATCGCACTTGATCAAGGCTCAGTTTGTGGCAAGTGGGTTTCAAGCCATGTCTCAGGAATTTTAATCTAAGACTTTTGAACTTTAGAGGAATTTCAAAGACATATAGACGAGACCTCGAAACAGTCACATTTCACCAGGAATGTGAGTCCATGCAGTTGCCTCAACACAAACACAATGCCATAATCACGTGCAAACACTGACATATAGAGATACTATGATTTTTCTTATTTCATAGGTTATGCAAACTAATCATCATTAGAGTGAACTTCTATTTGGCATCACCATTTCTTGTCATTTGTTTAATAAATGCATCTTAGTGCAGTTGAATTTCAGCATGCCGACGAGCAAGCGAattaaaaagaagcgcctttctCAAACACGGTAATCGTCTGTTTATTTTCCACATTTCATTTAGGCCACTCGCAGGAAAATTATAGACGGTGGGAAATCCGATGACTTTTTCTCATATGTTAGGCACTGCTGAACAACCACCAGGCGCGTTTTCTCATGATAAGAAGCAGAATCGGCCCTAGCTTTATATTAAGCGCTTGTTGCATTGCGCGTCGTTGGCGGTAGCGGGTCAGCTGCGTATCAGTTTAAACATtatgtaattttttttgcattttttttacttcggcTTGAGAAAGTAGGGATGAAAAAAGTGGGGAATGCAATGAAACTGTATCGTACAAACCAAGGGCCACACAATATATACAACAAAACTTACTCCATCTTCGGGATTCCCCTAAAGATTCGACCAAAGCATATTGTATGAGTTTTATTGATTCTGATGCTGAAGACTCCCATGGCATTCTATAAGTTGCATATAATTAGACGACATGAGTACAACTTCCAGAACAATGCTTATTCAGCGCTGATTGGAATCTTAGCACGTGGAGATTTAGCCTTTTGCCTTCACCACATGAGCAAAGTGAATAAAGCGCATTATACTGAAATTGATATAACCACTGCCACTGCCGTTGATGATCTGGATATTTCTATAGGCAAATGTGTTttataatacctcaagttcattTATTTGCACAAACCTGGAACACGGTTTTGTGGATTACACAAAAATTTAAATATCACTGCGTACTTTAAAGTAGAGTGCGGGTATTACTGAACACTTTTCATGAAAAGCGTTAAACACAAAGGAAGCCAAACTAAAGCAAATGAGTTTTGTATATTTTCGGTTCAATTTTATTTGCAGCATTTACATGTCAGTATTCGACGATGTCGTCCAGCTATACACCAAcgagaataaaacaaaaaactttCAGCCTTTAACTGCTTCAAAGAAATCTTTTTCCTACAAGTTCCGTCTCTCCAAAAGAAATAAGTTGATCAAACGATATCATCTATATTTGGAACTAACAGCTAAGTCATCTCCTTATATTTCcctcttttattttttcaatttgcAACTAAAAAGTTTTCTATCGTACAATTCACCATGACATACGTGATTTATGGGTATGCGTGCATTTCATTACGTACGCATCATTGGTTGATCAGCAGCTTTTTTCTCGCAAATTAACAAACACATTGTAGTTTTGACAAAGCGCCAGAGCATTTCCAGCGCTGGTGCTTAGAAATATTCGTCGAAAAAATATTGGGCTGCGCTTGGACCGTATTCCTGTGCATTCGAAATCTGTTTATCTGTAGCCTGTAAACAGGCCATCACGTAATCTTCATGAAGAAAGGTCTCTTGCGGACGAAGGGGCCGCCACTCAGTCTTAGTGTCTGCACGCAAATAGCAAAGAAAGGTTAAACATGATTAGCGTCATCATCGTGTATCCACGTAATTGTGTAGATCTTGCCGAGCTAACATCACGTTACAGCTACACTGCATGGATCTCAATCCTCAGAGCAGAACTGGACCTAGAAGGTAGCATGAGCAACACAAGAACTCGGAGATAAAAGTACCAAGTTACCTTGTTGGTGAATTGGAAGTACTCTTCCTGGCCGTCGATTATAACTTGAGTTGGAACTTCTGTGAGGCCGAGCACGGTGATCACGCGCACGTTCAGATCCAAGGCGCACGGGGAGCAGTGGCCGGCGAGAAAATTCTGCGAATattttcgaagcgaaaagcttcactacgctaggtataGCAGTCGTCGCAAGtgccggagaatgacctttaacaaccttcagcccaaccacgttagccgtgtatgactatatgtggtacagttgtggtgtcgaacccttgacctctgacctcgacccatgacctttagttgacctttgtcCTCTGACTTTAAGAACATTCTATAAGTGccgtgaagccacgtgatgacattcgacgggggtgtcgtaagaccatgtggtacaacgtcatagccacgtggtcgtgtgagtatatatagaacggctgtcacgaGCGTGTAGTGGAGCTGTCATGGACGAGCCCCAGACGCTtagcttgcttttcgctgaattgcaTGGTTATATAAGTTaatccactgccaattttttttgtgtgttgcctgtAACTATGAAATTTTAGGAGCACCAGCTCTACGTTATAGCTCGACAGTACTCTCATGATAACTTCAACAAAAAAAGCTTAAAAAGTGAACACATCTAGTTGGCATTTGAGCACAGCGTTTGGGTGTGatgcgaaaacatttcttttataaTCGAAGTGCTCATCTCAAGGTAGAAAATCGTGTCATTCAAAGAAGAGATCTTAGCATGGCCACGAAGAAAGGCTCCTTTCTACTAATCAACGGCGGCACTACTTGTACAGCTAAAAGAAAAGCATGATGTATTCATAAAGCCGGTCATGCACGAGACGTTTCAAGGATAGTGCATTGAAGATATGCCTTTTTATTCAAGAGAAGGTTGCCAACAAAATGCGATAATTGGTACAAGGTTTGTAATCGTGGTTTCTCTGGCCTCAGTACAATTATTTAGGAAGTACTAATATATTCGAATTGAGTTTATAATCTCTCTATTCTGATTATTCTTTGTGATATAGAATAAAGCGCGTGTAGGTTTTGCAGCACGATAGTACGCACCACCGGAATCGACCCAATGAGTACAACTTACAAGACACCATAGCAACTAGCTGAGTCTTCAAGGAGAATTAAACAGTGTCTTAGTAGTATCGTCCAACGGTACTTTTCATGGGATTTTAATACTGTTGTACGTCATGGTAGAGGCGCTTTGAGGCCAAAAAGACAGTATCGCTCTTTGTGACACAGGTCGCTGCTTCCACACGTGCTTTCAGTAGCTTAGTCTAAGATATTAACGAGCACCAAGTAAGAAGCTCAGGTTAGCAGGCGCCGCAGCAGCCGAACAACCATAAAACAACAAAATCATTCCTCTCAAGCAGCGAAGATTTCATTTCTCTTTGAGGACACATAAAATTTGAAGAACAAGCCGATAGGAATCAGACTGTAGGGACTTTTAAATTAACTGAATTCAAAAATGATCCCAGGCGTGCAAAAGCTACAATACCGATAATTTTTAGTGCACTTGGTTAAAAACCATTacaagcaagaaaaattattattAACATTTATTCCCTCTCTTCAAGCGTTACTTAAAACGTCTCAACTTTAAGCTTCCTCGATCATGCCTTGAATCATATATCCCGAGTCCCACCTCGCGCTATTGCGTGCTATCATATGTAAAAATAAATGAACTACATAAAAGGTTTAAAAAGATTAATTTCATATTGTAAATATTTACGCTGGGGATAGATGTCAAGCACATGTAACCCGCGTTTCTCGCCACCACTATTTTCTGGCTGCAGTATAAAAGGGGACATTGGAATTATCTCTATATTCACTAGTTATGCATGATATATAAACACATGTCACCAGACGCATATAACATTGTATGCTCGTTTCAGAGTagcattttattttcagttggctTTTATAGTTTAAGAGTGATCCTTTTTCCCACCCTCGTAAAGTCACACCCAGACGGTAGTTATTTTAGGTGAAGGTGCACAATATTTCTTATGTCCGCATTCGAGCCCCAGCTCATCGGAGGAATAATCTTTTTAGTTTTCTTTATATGCTTACTACTCTTGAAGCAAAAGTGAAAGAGCGCCTTGCATATTTACGTAAAAAGGTTTTCtagaaaaatgaaaaagtaaTCAGTCATAAAGACGAACACGAGAAAAGAAAGATAAGTCAGGAAAGAGGCTTTTTCCAATCTTTCCAGCCACTTTCCTACCTTCCCCTCCCTCTCAGTTCTCCTCTGTACATCTTCTTGGCTGGTTCAATTTCTTAATGCAATGCACCAAATAGCCCAACCACGTGCCTTACAAGAATAACTTTCAAGAGGAGAGCAGACGTACATGGAAAACAGACGATCTCTACTGCCCTCCACAAATTCTCATTATTTATGCGTTAAAAACAGATCTGTTGTACTTCCATAGGAAACGCCGAAGGAATGCTTATTAGCAGTCGTAGGGAATGTCGAGGCTTAAAGAATAAACCCGAAGCTTTTTCCCTCGATTGCCTCGCTTGTTGCTTCGTATGCTTTTGTATTTAGTTAGATTGGTGTAGCATTCCAACCCAAGGGAGTGCTTAAGCTCAGATCTCTCCTCTTCATGATGATGCTAGGACGCTGGTGCTCCGTCGAACAACACACTCTGAATTCGCGATGTCCCATGGCTATCAGCAGCGCGATTTGCTCACAGTTTCCGGCCAACACAATTTTAAAAGAAGTTTCTAAATTTTCACTGCATACTTcgccatctgttttttttttcacacagatGAAGGCTCGAGAGCacgagaaataataaaaaaaaattttgatttaCAGAAGAGCCTAATCCGTTTGCCCCGTCTCATCTTCAAGCTGTGATGCGAAGGAAATCTTTAAACCAGATTTCAGTATCCAGTACCTTTTCCTTCCGACACCACTTCCAGGCTGAAACACCGATTCAGTGAACTAATAGTTAGACTAAAGGTTTTAACAACGTCATAAGCAGCGCAAATGGATTGTGAAACACACAGCGGTCTCCTTGTATGAGAGTACGGAGGTTAAGATGTTCCGCCTTATGTAGCTCCACTCTTCTTACTCGCGCCACGCTGTTCAGTTTCGCCGAGTTGCACGGCGTCTATAGTTGACAGCTCGCAGCGCTTACCTTTTCGAAGAAGAAGCGGAAGTGCGTGTATTGCCTCTTGTCAACCGTGTCGGCGACTGAAACGGAAACGTCCCGATGAGCCTGAGCTGAAACAGAGTAAATCTTCAGCGTATCTACCTTAGCTGAATGACCGCTACTGCCACGCTTACCAGGGACCACAGCGCATGCGCATGGCATACTAGCTAGGTCTAACTACTAACTACTAGCTAACTACTGTATTTAGGCATACTAGCTAGGCATACAGAGCACCAAAAGCGCACTGAAGCCAATCACAAGAGCAGCGCTTACACGAAATGTTGCTGTGATCGGGGGCCCAgtcagcgggaacagacgagccagGCAGACGCCATTGAGCTACGTTGGCCAAAGGCGCTGTAGTTCGGAGAAGAGACAAGAAACGTTGGCGTGGGGACGGCTTCTGTCGACAGGCGGCGCCGTGATCAAAGGCCTGTAATCTCTTTCGCCGGAGATGTGGAATGCGGCGCTTGCCCCGCACTGTGCGCTCCCGTGGACCGGTGGAGGAGACCCCCAGCGAAGCcaacccccgccccccccccccccttccgcttGCACCTGAGCGGCCCGACAAAGCGGGGGTGGACACGGCTAATTCGTCCTTCCCTCCGGAAGAATTCACCGGGACCGTCAGGACACGTGTTTCCCACGGAAGGGATCGCCGCATACGGAGCCAACGACCTTTTGAACCTGGTCGGCCCGTGGGAAACGGCAGTCCGTGACCGCAAGGCGCTGGATTCCTTCTTGTctgtgtgtgtttctgtgcggTGTGCGCGGTTACGTGGTGAGGACGGAGCCTATGAAGAGGCTGAAGACCCATTGGACGCTCGACCAGCTACCGGATTCCCTAGCCAGGTGCCTGGGAAATATtaactgtatttaagccgcaatttggtgTGTTTCAGAGCACTTTTTTGACCTTTGGTATCCCTGTTTATGTTGTATATATGAAAAAGAAACCACCAAGCTTGCTAAttctcctgaaggcttccctccgtaaTCTGCCGAGTTCATCCTCacgcggtgaagacctcggtcccgatccCCAAGCAGATCAATGTGCAGCAGATACAAGGGGGCACTGAGAGCTGTGCGCTTGAGGATCAGCTGTGTTTTCTTAAAACACAGCTCCATTGAGCTGTTACGAAATTTTGCTTTGAGTTatgttttaagagcgtgagctcttactcatcacgtttcgagatttcgggGGGGGTCTGCTATTatccttgatcacagcgccatctgtggcagcaactactcatcacgtttcgagatttcgtgaggtctcctaccaccctgagatcaaagcgtcaTCTGTGGCCGCAAAAAGagaacagcgcatctcgcattgagacttgtagtgccatctacaatatcattctagaaacaaccacctgccgcatgccaatgatgacgtcactgtccaatatggtggatagaggtggaactatgtgagtatcaCCTCAAGGGAGGAAAGGGGCGCATAGTTTCCATTTCTCGAATCTAAAATGGCgcccattaaaattggttgtgctctCTCATCCCTTCCCCCTCGCCAAAAAATATCCTTAAACGGGTACGAACACTGTCCCGTTACTGGACCGCGATACATCTatatgcggcgagttgggcgtgttggtacggttttctggaaaagcagcgctgaacagacgaggacagagacgaggcgacaaggacgggcgctgaactgacggATTAAGTCAGTTCAGGaggtcagttcagcgcccgtccttctcgcatcgtctctgtcctcgtctgtttagcgctgcttttccagaaaatacATCTATATATTCGTTCCGCTATAATATATACTTCGACAACAAAGGGCACCCATCCgaggacagttgtataccgaattcggtaggcaaataaaacccttaTGGCTGTGGTATAGAAACAAAACCACAATTAATTAATAGGTAAACACTGCGTGCattcaattactaattgaagcattaccatatcgcaccgcaagccgaattctagatCCACAttgacccccaaacgaagcaaatttcttTTCGAACGTCTCTTgtgggggtgcaactcgacaatgggtagacgtgcgtGATAATTTCTCTAATAGATGGCGCTATTAGGCGTGCGTGCACACGTAGCCGGGCATGGTGGCagtccaccccgtttcaaaggataTTAGATTCGGTTTCTCGAGACGACCGGCGCGTTCTTCACTTTCCGCaatgtcccgtctcgcttgctatgtgttgtctttttcggcgctacaaccctcttctggaaacatgcaccaactagccccccgaCAATTATTACTTCtacgctttcttcatctagtaaaccaaacagctaacactcgtAGCTTCAACGTCATCCAGACGgtggcggtcttttttttttttcgtacctaTTACACCCGGAGGCTTCAAGAATTCTCCGTAGGCAAAGCCTTCGGCATCTGGCGACACGGTGAGCTGCAGCCCCCTGCACAAAACGCGCGCTTTTTGCAACCACTTGGAAGCACGACAAAAAATTTCAACCCTGCCTACAGCTTTGGAAAATACGCATGTAATGATATAACACATATTATGATCTCAAGAAGTATTTTGGCATTCCTCTGTACTCTTTTTAAAGTTGAAACACTGATATAAATAAAGCCACATCAATAAGTGGCACATGCAATATGGAGATGATATGACTGGTGAAACGTGGCAACGGCCTTAATTCGGTGGAAATGGTAGCGTATCCGGCAGTTACATAATGTCAGAAGGGGGAAACGGTTACGACATTTTATGGGTAAGATTGCGCACATAGGCGTTGCAGGATGGTGGTAAATAGACAACATTGCCAGATGTTTTTGTTTTCCAGAGGATATAAGTGAGCTCACCATGACAATTGCGTTTTTCTGAGTTTCAGCGGCTATGGCCTTGTTCTTGAACAATTTGCAGCATAGCTGTGATCGTTTGTAACGACAATATCTCGGTCAAAAT includes these proteins:
- the LOC144100662 gene encoding uncharacterized protein LOC144100662 produces the protein MVVRPLYFEFPADDITQQQTLQFMLGRQLMVIPPTEYRRPEDSTVAWTPVPVYLPAGVWYEWYQGYNITLRRGLFTNATATIQRAVTLFLRGGGVLVTTSPTRGLQLTVSPDAEGFAYGEFLKPPGVIAPLANVAQWRLPGSSVPADWAPDHSNISFADTVDKRQYTHFRFFFEKNFLAGHCSPCALDLNVRVITVLGLTEVPTQVIIDGQEEYFQFTNKTLRLSGGPFVRKRPFFMKIT